In one Apostichopus japonicus isolate 1M-3 chromosome 18, ASM3797524v1, whole genome shotgun sequence genomic region, the following are encoded:
- the LOC139958778 gene encoding uncharacterized protein, giving the protein MIFSRTFGAVIIAVVLIIPSVIARRWERDLQWCRSESQLYEGDFNGDGKTDLLCHRTNDGYKWIAFADSNGQFTGTSWEQGIGWCWHNNAQLHIGDFNGDGKDDMLCHDTSSGYKWIAFANSQGNFAERTSWKADIGWCRHASGELHIGDFNGDGKDDMLCHDTSTGYKWIAFANSQGNFAGRTSWEADIGWCRHASGELHIGDFNGDGKDDMLCHDTSTGYKWIAYANSQGNFADRTGWEEGIAWCRHSGSSLHIGDFNGDGKDDMLCHDTNGYKWVALANCQNNFSDKTTWEADLGWCNHRGAVFFLGDYDGDSKTDMLCHDSNTGKKWIIYAELTIFQ; this is encoded by the coding sequence ATGATCTTCAGCCGCACGTTTGGTGCTGTCATCATAGCTGTGGTGCTCATTATCCCGTCTGTTATTGCCAGAAGATGGGAACGTGACCTTCAATGGTGCCGCAGCGAATCTCAACTTTACGAAGGCGACTTCAACGGTGACGGTAAGACTGATCTGCTTTGTCACAGAACGAACGATGGATACAAGTGGATTGCTTTCGCTGATTCCAATGGCCAGTTCACGGGGACAAGCTGGGAGCAAGGCATAGGTTGGTGTTGGCATAACAACGCACAACTGCACATTGGGGACTTCAACGGGGATGGTAAAGATGACATGCTTTGTCACGATACAAGTTCCGGTTACAAATGGATCGCGTTTGCCAACAGCCAAGGTAACTTTGCTGAACGTACTAGCTGGAAGGCTGACATCGGGTGGTGCCGTCATGCAAGTGGTGAACTTCATATTGGGGACTTCAACGGGGATGGTAAAGATGACATGCTTTGTCACGACACGAGTACCGGCTACAAATGGATCGCTTTCGCCAACAGCCAAGGTAACTTTGCTGGACGTACTAGCTGGGAGGCTGACATCGGGTGGTGCCGCCATGCAAGTGGTGAACTTCACATTGGGGACTTCAACGGGGATGGTAAAGATGACATGCTTTGTCACGATACAAGTACAGGGTATAAGTGGATAGCTTATGCCAACAGCCAAGGCAACTTCGCAGATCGCACTGGATGGGAAGAGGGAATTGCATGGTGCCGACATTCTGGGTCCAGTCTTCACATCGGCGATTTCAACGGCGACGGCAAAGATGACATGTTGTGTCACGACACTAACGGATACAAGTGGGTTGCCTTGGCGAATTGCCAAAACAACTTTAGTGACAAGACAACATGGGAAGCTGATCTCGGTTGGTGTAATCATCGAGGCGCTGTCTTCTTTCTTGGTGACTATGATGGTGACTCAAAGACGGATATGTTGTGTCATGACTCCAACACAGGGAAGAAGTGGATCATTTATGCCGAGTTGACCATTTTTCAGTAA